The following proteins come from a genomic window of Dreissena polymorpha isolate Duluth1 chromosome 1, UMN_Dpol_1.0, whole genome shotgun sequence:
- the LOC127837749 gene encoding uncharacterized protein LOC127837749 has protein sequence MPYENCRGRQCVVVGCSNNQRDLYRWKNTICAEHGEQNENCICLAPFKFHCLPLNAERRREWLGVINRKDFNPASKAVVCSLHFVDGLPTKKNPLPTVNMGYEVTKTPKPRRQLVRRALMPVGDNMKLEPSEPMFSATMLPPDYVNDISYEQIECKTTCCLKYPGFCNNVPKMVEASTQTDDLIRLDHPYAYHKTTKCASTQQTTPEFSIDDISSDTDARFYTGLDYSVLMALIAMMIPFGKALSYKLNISDQILSVLMRLRLGLTFFDISRRFNISRPLVANIFHTWIDILAVKLSDCVVWLPRTSIRRTLPSSFVDTYPKTTCIIDCTEVFIQRPFTLKARNQTYSNYKSHNTAKFLVAIAPNGYIMFVSKAYGGRASDNFITKSSGFLEYLLPGDEVMADRGFTIGEELCARQVKLNIPAFMKGRTQLSAQETIASRRIASVRIHVERAINRLKCFRILSTTLNIKSTTKLDKKMRVIAALCNLQGSLIRENTSED, from the exons ATGCCTTACGAAAACTGTAGGGGCAGACAATGTGTCGTAGTTGGGTGCAGCAATAACCAGAGAGACCTGTATCGTTGGAAAAATACAATATGTGCTGAACATGGCGAACAAAATGAGAATTGTATATGCCTTGCTCCGTTCAAGTTCCATTGTTTACCTCTGAACGCCGAGCGAAGACGAGAGTGGTTGGGTGTTATCAACAGGAAAGATTTCAATCCAGCAAGCAAAGCCGTG GTTTGTTCCCTGCATTTTGTAGATGGGCTGCCAACGAAGAAAAACCCGCTGCCTACCGTCAACATGGGCTATGAAGTGACCAAGACGCCAAAGCCAAGACGTCAGCTGGTCAGAAGAGCGCTGATGCCTGTGGGCGACAACATGAAGCTGGAGCCCTCCGAGCCCATGTTTTCTGCCACTATGTTACCACCGGATTATGTAAATGACATTAGTTATGAACAGATTGAGTGCAAAACAACATGCTGTCTAAAATATCCAGGTTTTTGCAACAATGTGCCGAAGATGGTAGAGGCTAGCACCCAGACTGATGATTTAATTAGACTTGACCATCCATATGCGTATCATAAAACCACTAAATGTGCATCTACTCAACAAACCACACCAGAATTCAGCATTGATGACATTTCTTCAGACACTGATGCACGCTTTTATACAGGACTTGACTATAGTGTACTGATGGCCCTAATAGCTATGATGATTCCATTTGGTAAAgctttaagttataaattaaacatttcagaTCAAATTTTATCTGTCTTGATGAGACTGCGGCTAGGTTTGACATTTTTTGATATTAGCAGGCGCTTCAACATTTCAAGACCATTAGTCGCCAACATATTTCACACATGGATTGACATTTTGGCTGTAAAGTTGAGTGACTGTGTAGTTTGGCTACCTAGAACATCTATAAGAAGAACATTGCCTTCATCATTTGTAGACACTTATCCAAAGACAACATGCATTATTGACTGTACTGAAGTTTTTATTCAGCGACCGTTCACTTTGAAAGCTAGGAATCAGACGTACAGCAATTATAAAAGTCATAATACTGCCAAATTTCTTGTAGCTATTGCTCCAAATGGGTACATTATGTTTGTGTCAAAAGCATATGGCGGGAGAGCTAGTGATAATTTTATCACTAAATCTTCAGGTTTCTTGGAATACTTATTACCTGGCGATGAAGTTATGGCCGATCGAGGGTTTACTATAGGCGAAGAACTGTGTGCTAGACAAGTTAAATTGAACATTCCAGCATTTATGAAAGGAAGAACACAGCTATCTGCACAAGAAACCATTGCATCAAGGCGTATCGCATCTGTACGAATACATGTTGAAAGAGCCATAAATAGACTGAAATGCTTCAGAATATTAAGTACAACTTTGAATATTAAATCAACCACAAAACTTGATAAGAAAATGCGAGTGATTGCCGCCCTTTGTAATTTGCAGGGCTCCTTAATTAGAGAGAATACTTCTGAGGATTGA